The following is a genomic window from Saprospiraceae bacterium.
AAATATAGGTTAAACAAAAAATCAATAACACAGAGTTTAGGCGTATTGTTATTAACGTCTTTTATTTCTTATATACATTTAGGCCTTTACAGAAATACGATGTAAGCTAAATAAATCCTTTTACATGATTGTTTTCTATTGATTTTATATTATATTTATATTCAAGCATTTTGAATATAATTCATTTTCAAAGATGATTGATATTTCTTTTTTTAAAGCAGAAAATCCGAATCAATAATTTTATAAATCAACCAAGTGAATTTGCACACTATTAAACATAAATGTTTTATAATCAATTAATTGCAATCATTAAATAAAAAATTATAATTTTGAAAAAATACGAACTACTTCAAACACTTCAGCGTATTCCATCCCTGCTTGAACACCTCTGACTTTTACTTGGGCTTTTATAAAATCCGGATCAGAATAGCCTCTAAATGTTTGGGACTTATACTCTTGAATTGCTTTAATTTTTTTTTCAACATGATCTGTTGTTAATTCAAAAAAACAAGTATTGCGGAATGATATGATATTCCACAATAGTTCATATGATAAAACTGTACTGTTTTTAAATGCTCTAACCCCTTCCTCTGCAATTACTTTATGATCTTGGTGTAAATCATTAAGTGACGGGATAAATACGATGTCGGGTTTTATAGAGTTTCTAAGTTTGATTATGTCTTCTAGTATTTCTTGCCTATGATAATTAAATTTTCTAACCGGGTACCGTAAGCTATGAACATTTTTATTTTTAAAACCCAGAATATTTGTTGCTGCAATCAGTTCGGTCTCCAGAATATCCTTTGGATAACCATCAGGTACAGATTCTTCACATATAGA
Proteins encoded in this region:
- a CDS encoding PIG-L family deacetylase — protein: MSFHFKKILVLAPHTDDGEFGCGGTIARMLENGAEGHYVSFSICEESVPDGYPKDILETELIAATNILGFKNKNVHSLRYPVRKFNYHRQEILEDIIKLRNSIKPDIVFIPSLNDLHQDHKVIAEEGVRAFKNSTVLSYELLWNIISFRNTCFFELTTDHVEKKIKAIQEYKSQTFRGYSDPDFIKAQVKVRGVQAGMEYAEVFEVVRIFSKL